Proteins from one Sabethes cyaneus chromosome 2, idSabCyanKW18_F2, whole genome shotgun sequence genomic window:
- the LOC128738337 gene encoding elongation of very long chain fatty acids protein 1 — protein MDILQQMNLSDFTLYDLINVKGVEDTIDKYPLMASPVPGSILIAIYLYFIYKWGPNFMENRKPFDLKLVIAAYNIFQVIACAYLVLNYIKVGFEFSFIGRCTPKLPVQEYEHGYDAVYYGWLAMCLRMVEFIETVFFVLRKKQNQVSALHVYHHISTFLIVWWSLKLSLSYQEMSIMVLNSIVHIIMYSYYLLSSYKMFRPVTSRVKPAITIIQLAQLVTMLVHVNAALQPTCAANKFIYMLHAINLVILISLFTNFYLQTYIKKSRKAKQS, from the exons ATGGATATTTTACAACAGATGAACTTATCTGACTTCACACTGTATGATCTGATAAACGTGAAAGGCGTGG AGGACACTATCGACAAATACCCGTTGATGGCATCACCGGTGCCAGGATCCATACTAATAGCGATATATCTTTACTTCATCTACAAATGGGGCCCAAA CTTTATGGAAAATCGCAAACCATTCGACTTGAAGTTGGTCATAGCCGCTTACAATATCTTTCAAGTCATTGCGTGCGCTTATTTGGTGCTGAAC TATATTAAAGTAGGGTTCGAGTTTAGTTTTATCGGAAGATGCACACCAAAACTACCCGTGCAGGAGTACGAACATGGCTACGATGCGGTTTACTATGGCTGGCTTGCCATGTGCCTGCGGATGGTGGAATTTATCGAAACCGTCTTCTTTGTTTTGAGGAAAAAGCAGAATCAAGTATCAGCGTTGCACGTCTATCATCACATTAGCACTTTCCTAATTGTGTGGTGGAGTCTGAAACTAAGCTTAT CTTATCAGGAAATGTCGATTATGGTGCTCAACTCGATCGTCCATATCATCATGTACTCGTACTATCTGCTGTCATCGTACAAAATGTTCCGTCCGGTGACGAGCCGCGTTAAGCCTGCCATCACTATCATCCAGCTGGCTCAGCTGGTGACGATGCTGGTCCACGTGAATGCCGCTCTGCAACCGACGTGTGCCGCCAACAAGTTTATCTACATGCTGCATGCCATTAATCTCGTCATCCTGATCAGTTTGTTCACCAACTTCTACCTGCAGACCTACATCAAGAAGAGCCGCAAAGCCAAACAAAGCTAG